Part of the Helicobacter bilis genome is shown below.
GAAATGCCAAGCGTATATGCAAAGGGTGATTTTGACCTAGCGGGTTTTGCAGTAGGCATTGCAGAAAGAGATGATATACAAAGGCGTTCAAGCATAGCAGAAGGTGATGTGATACTCGGCTTAAAAAGCAGTGGATTCCATAGCAATGGATTTTCCCTTGTGCGTGGCATTATCGATACAAAAAAGATTAATGTAGAGATGGATTTTTTAGGAAAAACACTCATAGATTCTATACTAGAGCCTACTCGAATCTATGTAGAACCATTTTTGCAACATAAAGATTCTATAAAAGGACTAGCCCATATCACAGGCGGGGGGATTAAAGAGAATCTTATCCGCATTTTGCCAGAAAATACACAGGCTATTATTAGTGAAAGTGCCATAGAGATTCCAGAAATTTATCAGTTTTTCCTGCCCTATGTTGATAAAGAAGAGGCATGGCGTGTATTTAATATGGGCGTTGGCATGGTAGTTATCGTGCCAAAAGAAAACGCGCAAAAGTTAGCACAAAGTATGCAAGCTAGTGTCATTGGACATATACAGACAGGGCAAAAGCAAGTTATCATAAAGTAGATTCTATGAAACTAAAATTCTATGCGAAATTATATGCTTTACCACTTGGTATTATATGTGCATGTTTTTTAGTATATTATTTTGTTTTTGATTCTCTCACTCAATATCAGCAACGCGTAGTTACTATTACCCAAGTAGAAAATCCACAAAACAATGATGAAATTGATGAAAAAGTGCGTATGAAAGAAGAGCTAGAAAAAATCAAGCAAAGCTCAAATGTCGATTTTATCCACAATACCCTATCGGAAAATCTAAATCGCATTAGCACCTATGCAAACATAGAGTTTGAAGACACAAAAGCAATCGCACAGACAGAACCAAAACAGAAGCCAAGTAACCCACAAAATCGCAGCACAATAGAAGTGAATAAAATTGATAATGTAGATTATGTCCCATACAGACAGATTCACACGCATGAGTTACCAAACGCATTTTCAGCAAATCTAAACTCCCCAACAAATATTAAACTCTATAATACCAACAATCCCTATGATGTGAAAAGCATACAAATCGCACAAAAGGATAAAAAACAATGGGCGACCCCAACCACAAAACAAGCAAAAATCTACCACTCACCAAACACGCAATCAAAGATAATCGCCATTAATAAAGATGGTATCAAAATGCAGGTTATAGACACCAAAAAATCATGGGCTCATGTCCGCTATGCCATCAATAAAGAAACTTTTATAGACGGCTATATCCCTTTACAAAATATACGATTTGTTAATAAATAATACAATTTCAGTTCGGTAGGCTGTGAGAATCTAAAATATAAGAAAAAGTCCTTTAATTGATAGTAAGGAGTCTAGCTTTGTTGTATGAGTGTCAAAGAGACACCATAATTAAACGAGATTCTCATTTCCACCACTCTAAAACAAACCACAATTTCCACTTTACTACAAAACTTCTGCTAGAATCCCAAGTCTTATACAATAAGAGTTTCAGCATAAATATAAGGATATATATGAATAAGATTTATAAAATCAAAGGTTTTACTCCATTTATCATTGTAGCATTTATCAATGCCTTTATTGATTTAGGGCATAAGGTGCTAATGCTAAGCATTATCTATAAGTCATTTAGTGAGGGGGAACATTTATTTTATAACTCCATTGCAAATGCACTTGTGATTCTGCCTTTTGTTCTGCTTTTTTCCCCTGCTGGTTTTCTTAGTGATAAGTTTTCAAAAAATAAGATTCTAAAGATTGGGGCTTTTGTTAATATCATTCTTTTATGTATTCTTATGTTTTTTTACTCCATAGGCTTTTTTTGGGGGGCATTTTATATGACGCTGCTTATGGGTATGCAAGCTGCCATTTACTCCCCTGCAAAGTATGGGTATATAAAAGAGCTTGTAGGTAAAGAGAATCTTACATGGGGAAATGGCATTATACAAGCAACTGCGATTGTAGCAATGCTTGGTGGTATGATATTTTTTTCAGCCCTTTTTGAGAGATTCTATACAGATGGACTTACAGATCCCTCACTCATTATAAAAGATATGGTGTTTTTAGCGATACTGCTTTGCTTCTTTGCATGTTTGGAATTTTTACTAAGCTTTAGACTACCGACAATAAGACAAGATTCTAATATTTCATTCAATAAGGACAAATATCTAAGAGGTGAGCTTTTAAAAGAGAATCTAGCAGTTATGAAAAAGCATAGAATGATTTATCTCTCTGTGCTTTTTATAGCAGTATTTTGGACTATCTCACAACTGCTTGTTAATATCTTTCCTGTATATGCGAAAAATGTATTAAGAATCATGGATACAGATATTGTCAATATGCTTATTGCTTGCACTGGACTTGGCATTATTGTAGGCTCAATCATTGCTGGTCGCTATTCTAAAAACTATATTGAGACAGGTCTCATACCGCTTGGTGCGTGTATCATGTCTATTGCCCTTTTATTATTTGGCGTTTTTAACTCTCTATTTAGCATTTCACTTCTTTTCTTTCTTTTTGGCTTAGGTGGGGCATTATATGTTGTGCCATTAAATGCGTTAATGCAGTTTTATAGCAATGATAAGGAATTGGGGACAATCCTTGCTGGAAATAACTTCGTGCAGAATATCGGCATGCTTTTAGCCCTATTTATCGCTACTTTATTTGGCATACAGAATCTACCTGTTGAGTGGCTTTTCTATGTGAGTGCCTTGCTTGGAATAGTCGCTACTTTATATATGATAAAGCTATTACCTTTCTCACTTGTTAGAATCTTAGTTAGCATGGCAATATTGCAGAGATACAGACTCGTTGTAGAGGGCTTTAATAATATCCCGCAAAAAGGCGGTGTATTGCTGCTTGGGAATCATATCTCATTTATCGACTGGGCTATCGTGCAGATGGCTGTGCCTAAGAAAGTGTATTTTGTAATGGAGAGAAGTATTTATTCTCGTTGGTATATTAAGTTTTTCCTTGATTTCTTTGGTGTGATACCTGTATCTAGCTTAGGAAGTCGTGGGGCAATAGAGCAGATTCAAAAGAGATTAAGCAATGGAGATATTGTGTGTTTATTCCCTGAAGGTGTGATTAGTCGGCATGGACATTTAAATGAATTTAAAAGTGGATTTGAGAAAATCGCACAAGGTGTTGATGAGAGTCTTGCAGTTGTTCTGCCTTTTTACATTCGCGGTATGTGGGGCAGTATCTTTAGTCGTAGCAATGAGCAGTTTAGAGAGCGTAAAAAAAGCTTTACAAAAAGAAGTGTAAGCATTGCCTTTGGTATGCCCCTGCCACTTCATACACAAAAAGAAAAGATTAAAGCAAAAGTATTTGAGATGAGTTTTAAAGCATGGGAACATCAGTGTCAAAACTCGCCAACTATCCCTGCTGCTTTTATAGAATCTTGCAAACGCGGTGGAGGCGATATTGCTATCATTGATACACAAACAGGCAGTATGTCTTATCGTAAATTGCTTACACTTTGTGTTATGCTTAGTCAAGATATGAAAGAGTTAAGCTATAAGCCACTACCAAAAAGGACAAATAGCTGTTCTCTTCCAAATGATTGCATAGGTGTTATGCTGCCTGCTTCTTTAGCAAGTGTGTTATGTAATTTCTCAAGTATGATGGCTGGAAAAATCGTTGTCAATCTCAACTTTACTGCCGGACCAAAGGCGATTAAAAGCGCAATAGTGTCTTCTAATATCTCACATATCTATACTTCAAAAAAGTTTTTAGAAAAGCTAAAAGACAAAGGCATAGAGATTGATTTTAGCGGTGTTACCCTGCATTTTATGGAAGATATTGTCGCACAGATTCGTAAGCAAAAAGTAGCCTTTATACTCAATATTTCTTTTATCACACTTGCACCTACTTGGCTTTTAAAGCTTTTGTTTGCAAAGGAAAGCAAGATAGAATCTGTATGTGCCATTCTCTTTAGTAGC
Proteins encoded:
- the purM gene encoding phosphoribosylformylglycinamidine cyclo-ligase is translated as METLQYKDFGVDIDEGNSFVQALKPLVKETFNPLVLGGLGGFSGCFAMPTGYKNPILCAATDGVGSKLSLALSHNRLDNIGIDLVAMCVNDLICDFAVPMFFLDYYATHKLVSEDALRIVRGIAEGCKQAKCALIGGETAEMPSVYAKGDFDLAGFAVGIAERDDIQRRSSIAEGDVILGLKSSGFHSNGFSLVRGIIDTKKINVEMDFLGKTLIDSILEPTRIYVEPFLQHKDSIKGLAHITGGGIKENLIRILPENTQAIISESAIEIPEIYQFFLPYVDKEEAWRVFNMGVGMVVIVPKENAQKLAQSMQASVIGHIQTGQKQVIIK
- a CDS encoding acyl-[ACP]--phospholipid O-acyltransferase, with amino-acid sequence MYMNKIYKIKGFTPFIIVAFINAFIDLGHKVLMLSIIYKSFSEGEHLFYNSIANALVILPFVLLFSPAGFLSDKFSKNKILKIGAFVNIILLCILMFFYSIGFFWGAFYMTLLMGMQAAIYSPAKYGYIKELVGKENLTWGNGIIQATAIVAMLGGMIFFSALFERFYTDGLTDPSLIIKDMVFLAILLCFFACLEFLLSFRLPTIRQDSNISFNKDKYLRGELLKENLAVMKKHRMIYLSVLFIAVFWTISQLLVNIFPVYAKNVLRIMDTDIVNMLIACTGLGIIVGSIIAGRYSKNYIETGLIPLGACIMSIALLLFGVFNSLFSISLLFFLFGLGGALYVVPLNALMQFYSNDKELGTILAGNNFVQNIGMLLALFIATLFGIQNLPVEWLFYVSALLGIVATLYMIKLLPFSLVRILVSMAILQRYRLVVEGFNNIPQKGGVLLLGNHISFIDWAIVQMAVPKKVYFVMERSIYSRWYIKFFLDFFGVIPVSSLGSRGAIEQIQKRLSNGDIVCLFPEGVISRHGHLNEFKSGFEKIAQGVDESLAVVLPFYIRGMWGSIFSRSNEQFRERKKSFTKRSVSIAFGMPLPLHTQKEKIKAKVFEMSFKAWEHQCQNSPTIPAAFIESCKRGGGDIAIIDTQTGSMSYRKLLTLCVMLSQDMKELSYKPLPKRTNSCSLPNDCIGVMLPASLASVLCNFSSMMAGKIVVNLNFTAGPKAIKSAIVSSNISHIYTSKKFLEKLKDKGIEIDFSGVTLHFMEDIVAQIRKQKVAFILNISFITLAPTWLLKLLFAKESKIESVCAILFSSGSEGVPKGVMLSHLNIMSNIAQIADVIHARNDETMLSSLPPFHAFGLTVTTLMPLIENMLVISHADPTDALGIARAIAQNNVTIMCATSTLLGIYARNPKIDRVMFDSIRLTVAGAEKLKKEVREAYTMKFNKPIYEGYGATETTPVASVNLPDEFDVTFWQIHRANKEGSVGMPLPGTAIRIVDYDTLEELPLGEHGLILIGGHQIMVGYLNDEEKTNEVIIDLHGIRWYKSGDKGYLDSDGFLHITDRYSRFAKIGGEMISLSSVEEEIAKVFKHKEISSEVKFCAVALEDSKKGEKVVLLIESPQEHCAIAIESIKKSDIIPLKKPSEYFIVDKIPILGSGKVDLKSTKELAREIEGKKFMG